The following proteins are encoded in a genomic region of Cydia fagiglandana chromosome 26, ilCydFagi1.1, whole genome shotgun sequence:
- the LOC134677544 gene encoding zinc finger protein 436-like: MEELLACRVCLITDVKLFDMFKYKLAESYQIITGTQISADGLPLHICSICAVLLQKSVLFKSKCHNAEHILKFSLMQQHMLTTAYVRTIDRSLHSLTLPLATATINSTIDISYQIKEEATDIETTDEIDNTDNISIKYESDEEPLAKKVKKKRKKKLKIEDDIKFVNDNDNENKVIEDITYLEGLDDVQVVVLSKEEQIEEVLLRKNSFNYLNSFYKCDKCYKGFITDSTFKNHMARHALLSGPHACEVCLTRWPTVRALRAHVITSHERKYVCRKCNHVSKSSHRAKEHSKWHLGFTYTCKICGASFTKSTSHLTHIRLQHPSNNCCELCGESFIGEYGLAMHRKKAHRDQGNVKSESLCVLCGVQFRSLDALNRHISAAEDNSCNTSLRPCLSCGEGFASDETLKEHLKTHVTDDYVKCDECNRTFAHEKSYSIHYQRVHLRVKTNSRRDHTDRVVCEICGKKCTSNATLVYHQRTHTGEKPYQCTKCPKRFSVCQLLQIHLRTHTGERPFKCSRCPKAFKHKAALNRHDRVHTGAKPYMCAHCGKSFSQSNSMKTHVNTVHLKLPAPYRHRRNKAE, from the exons ATGGAGGAATTACTTGCGTGTCGAGTATGCTTAATAACAGACGTTAAACTGTTCGACATGTTCAAATACAAACTTGCAGAATCATATCAAATCATAACAGGAACTCAG ATATCAGCAGATGGTTTACCATTACATATCTGCAGTATATGTGCTGTGTTGCTGCAGAAAAGTGTGTTGTTCAAAAGTAAATGTCATAATGCCGAGCATATACTGAAGTTTTCACTGATGCAACAACATATG CTGACTACTGCCTACGTAAGGACCATAGACCGTAGCCTCCACTCCCTCACTCTACCCCTCGCCACTGCCACCATAAATAGCACCATAGACATCTCCTACCAAATAAAAGAAGAAGCCACAGACATCGAAACCACAGACGAAATAGACAACACAGATAACATATCCATCAAATATGAATCCGACGAAGAGCCTCTagccaaaaaagtaaaaaagaaaagaaaaaaaaagttaaaaatagaaGATGATATCAAATTCGTAAACGATAATGATAATGAAAATAAAGTTATTGAAGATATAACTTATTTAGAAGGTTTAGACGATGTACAAGTGGTTGTGTTGAGTAAAGAGGAACAGATAGAAGAAGTGTTGTTAAGGAAGAATtcgtttaattatttaaactcgTTTTATAAATGCGATAAGTGCTATAAAGGGTTTATAACGGATTCAACGTTTAAGAATCATATGGCACGGCATGCACTG TTAAGTGGCCCGCACGCGTGCGAGGTGTGTCTCACCCGGTGGCCGACTGTACGCGCGCTCCGCGCACACGTCATCACGTCGCACGAGCGCAAGTACGTGTGCCGCAAGTGCAACCACGTCTCTAAATCCAG TCACAGAGCAAAGGAGCACAGCAAATGGCATCTCGGCTTCACTTACACGTGCAAGATATGTGGAGCTTCCTTCAC CAAATCTACGAGCCACCTCACACACATCCGGCTGCAGCACCCGTCCAACAACTGCTGCGAGCTGTGTGGCGAGTCCTTTATCGGGGAGTACGGACTCGCCATGCATCGGAAGAAGGCGCATAGGGACCAG GGTAACGTGAAGTCGGAGTCTCTGTGCGTGCTCTGCGGCGTACAGTTCCGCAGTCTCGACGCGCTGAACAGACACATCAGCGCAGCTGAGGACAATTCCTGTAACACTAGCTTAAG GCCGTGTCTCAGTTGTGGCGAGGGATTCGCTTCCGACGAAACGCTGAAAGAACATTTGAAGACACATGTGACTGACGACTATGTTAAATGTGATGAG TGCAACAGAACATTCGCACACGAGAAGTCTTACTCCATCCACTACCAACGAGTACACTTGCGCGTCAAGACCAACTCCCGACGAGACCACACCGACAGGGTCGTCTGCGAGATCTGCGGCAAGAAGTGCACG TCGAACGCCACGCTCGTGTATCACCAGCGGACGCACACCGGTGAGAAACCCTACCAGTGCACCAAGTGCCCCAAACGTTTCAGCGTCTGCCAACTACTGCAG ATCCACCTCCGGACACACACGGGGGAGCGGCCGTTCAAGTGCTCGCGCTGCCCGAAGGCCTTCAAACACAAGGCGGCGCTCAACCGCCACGACCGG GTTCACACAGGGGCGAAACCCTACATGTGCGCACACTGCGGCAAGTCGTTCTCACAGTCCAACTCCATGAAGACGCACGTCAATACCGTGCATCTCAAGCTGCCGGCGCCCTATAGACACCGGAGGAACAAGGCCGAATAA
- the LOC134677554 gene encoding zinc finger protein 664-like, giving the protein MESTAVQGAENVCVKAEPCEDVCIKEEPAFETVLVKIEPDLDYVNVQGEPSCEVVSTKAEPSWTYVSTKAEPSCTYVSVKIETLDVSADHAVKDEPVLGHELEENAGTGQTPQDKPSARPETYQHLSKDTNEKPYRCGQCSYTSVLKKYLKRHLLKHTGEKPYKCAQCSYASARQDHLKYHEKVHSIEKPYKCEQCDYASSKKLNLQLHIMKHTGESPYKCEHCNYASTQKANLLSHVKTHTGEKPFKCEQCDYASAHKSSLQTHLRKHDNEKAYKCDQCSFASNCKNSLMIHSRKHTGEKLFKCEYCSYASPRKCHMQIHIRKHTGEAPYKCTQCSYATAHKSALRSHVRQHNSEKPYKCEHCSYASNQKYLLEVHVTKHTGEKPYKCHLCSYACSKPGILNVHIRKHTAEKTYKCGQCSYATAYRYNLQAHVIKHTNEKPYKCEQCEYAGSTKRSLTVHLKKHTGEKLYKCEQCSFASNYKKSIKVHNKNNHTS; this is encoded by the exons ATGGAGTCGACAGCGGTACAGGGCGCAGAGAATGTTTGCGTGAAGGCTGAGCCCTGTGAGGATGTGTGCATAAAAGAAGAGCCCGCGTTCGAGACTGTGCTTGTAAAAATTGAGCCGGACCTGGACTATGTGAATGTACAAGGCGAGCCTAGCTGCGAGGTTGTGTCCACAAAAGCCGAGCCTTCGTGGACATATGTGTCCACAAAAGCCGAGCCTTCGTGCACATATGTGTCTGTAAAAATTGAGACACTCGACGTTAGCGCTGACCACGCCGTGAAAGATGAGCCCGTGCTTGGCCACGAGCTAGAAGAGAACGCAGGGACAG GGCAAACTCCACAGGATAAACCGAGCGCCAGACCCGAAACTTACCAACATTTGAGCAAAGATACCAATGAGAAGCCATACAGATGTGGCCAGTGTAGCTATACTAgcgtcttaaaaaaatatttgaaacgtcaCCTATTGAAACACACTGGAGAGAAGCCTTACAAATGCGCACAATGTAGTTACGCTAGCGCCCGCCAAGATCATTTGAAATATCATGAAAAGGTGCATAGTATTGAAAAACCTTACAAGTGCGAGCAATGTGATTATGCTAGCAGCAAGAAATTAAATTTGCAACTTCATATCATGAAACACACTGGTGAAAGTCCTTACAAATGCGAGCATTGTAATTACGCTAGTACCCAAAAAGCTAACTTGCTAAGTCATGTAAAAACACACACTGGAGAGAAGCCCTTCAAATGCGAGCAATGTGATTATGCTAGCGCACACAAAAGTTCTTTGCAAACTCATTTACGTAAACATGATAACGAGAAAGCTTACAAATGCGATCAGTGTAGTTTCGCCAGTAATTGCAAAAATAGTCTTATGATCCATTCAAGAAAACACACTGGAGAGAAACTTTTCAAGTGTGAATACTGTAGTTATGCTAGCCCCCGTAAATGTCATATGCAAATTCATATAAGGAAACACACCGGTGAAGCGCCTTACAAATGCACTCAGTGTAGTTATGCTACTGCACATAAATCTGCTTTACGATCTCATGTAAGACAACACAATAGTGAAAAACCGTACAAGTGCGAACATTGCAGTTATGCTAGCAACCAAAAATATCTGTTGGAAGTTCACGTTACGAAACACACTGGTGAAAAGCCGTATAAATGTCACCTCTGTAGTTATGCTTGCAGCAAACCAGGTATTTTGAATGTTCATATAAGAAAACATACTGCTGAAAAGACTTACAAATGTGGCCAATGTAGTTATGCGACTGCCTACAGATATAATTTGCAAGCACATGTTATTAAGCACACTAATGAGAAACCTTACAAGTGCGAGCAGTGTGAGTATGCGGGCAGCACAAAAAGAAGTTTGACAGTTCATTTAAAGAAACACACAGGAGAGAAACTTTACAAATGTGAGCAATGTAGTTTTGCTAGTAATTACAAGAAAAGTATAAAAgtacataataaaaacaaccatACTAGCTAG